AACGACATGACTACATCTGCAAAGTCAACTGCGAAGCTGGCTTCTATACCGCAAGCAAAGGCAGTTTCTGCCAGTACCCCTACGCTGACAAGGAGCATTCATCCTCCAAGTTCGAAGTCCTGGTCAATGTGGACAACTTTGAGTTTGTGGAGTGGATCGAAGAGGAATACGGTGCTGTCCCCCAACATGCTGTCAAGACCTGCCAAGGTGTTGAGATATACGTCGGCAAGAACAAATACGGTCTGGGAAAGGTTGTGATCCAACATAAAGCCTTCTTCCTGCCTTGGGAGGGCGATGAGTACTGGTACAAGAGATACCAGGTCCTGGCCATCAACAGGGACACCTACAGCCAGCACATCTCTCACGTGGAGTACGCCATCGACCAGATCGAGTTGTTCAACCACCCTCCTGAGGCCATGCAGTTTGTCAGGGTCACCAACCTGGAGTGCAGCAGTGTGGAGAAGAAGGTCTTGCTGGAGAAGACCAGCAGTGTGGAGAAGACCTGGGACATCGGCAGGGAGAGCCACAACAGCTCCACCACCATGACGGCCAAGGTGCCCATTATCAGCCCAGGCACCGTGGACTTCACCAAGGAGCAGACGGTGAGCTTCTCAGAGGGAACCACCATGGTGGAGTCTATCAGCCACTCCATCTCTGTGGTGCTGCTGGTCCCTCCCAACCACTCCTGTGCCGTGCAGATGGAGGGCAGGAAGATGACCGCCGACATCCCCTTCACGGGTAGGCTGAGCCGAACCTACCATAACGGTGACACCCACTGGACCACCATCACAGGGACTTATGATGGTGTGAAGGTGGGGGAGATCAATGCCGTGGTGGAGAGATGCCAGCCTGTCCCTGATGCCATACCCTGCTACCCCGTTGAGACAGACCCCTGAGACAGAAGAACTCTAGATGTGAGAACTCCAATGTGCACGTGGTCTATCCCTCCAGACACAACCTGAACAAATTATAACCCTTGTGTCACAATACATTGTCATCAATAAACTGATGTAACTTCATATTCAGATAAAAGAGCCAGTCAATTTAGGTTTGTGATCAAGAAAAGCATTTTCCAGACAAAAAATAGGATTTTGGTGCAACATTTTGTTGAACTTTTTTTGATTTACCTCATGtaggcatcatcatcatcatcatcatttgtTTCAATGGCCTAGAAGTGAAATATAATTCCAGTACATAAAATTACACAAGgctgaaatgtaaaaaaatcacTATTACACTGTGCATTTTCTATGAGCGTGTAGGCGTGTATACGTGCATGTATAAACCTCGTAGCTAGGTGGCGGTACGCTTAAAAAGACCAGACGTTGGTCACAATGAACCCTCTCACTTTTCTGGCCACCAGTCTCTTTGACTAATGTCGAAGTTGCATGGCAGGTCTAGTTCAGTAAAATATTTACTCTTTTCCAACGTTTCTTATTTTGTTTTCACAATTTCAAATAGGTTTGTTTATAACTGAAGTAAAATGTCAGGAGTACATTATTTAATTTGAGATGTTGATGGTCACAGACAGTAGGCTATTAACACAACAATGAAGTTATGAAGATTCAAGTGTTTATGACGTTCCCTTTTTTGCACTCATGAGACACGTCACTGTTGCTGGTAAACTTTGGTATTGTGTGTCACAGTTTTTCAAGACGCTGTTGAACTTTGTTACAATGAGACGACTTTTATCGAAACTGATAAACCGAGCGTTGCTGACTGAACCCTTTGCACCAATAATGGACATTGGAGCAGGAGTCCACACGAATGCTCTTCGGAGGCTGGTAAGTGAAATATTCAGGAAAGACATTGCTGCACAAATGTCTTCTGGTCTAGTGCACTGCAACCACTTGTCTTGCTCACAGAGTTTGATATGTAATAATCGTAGGCCTACTACTAGTTACAATGTTGCTGTTGGCATAGCAGCCAATCACTACAATATAGTAATGCAACAATGCTCGTAACGTTGTAGGCGACAATGTAGTACCACAgcggacagtgtgtcagtagggCGCATCAGATGCTGTACATGATGTTGTTCACATTAGCCTACAGTTTGCAAACATCGCATTATTAACTGTTTATAAATATTTGCTAAAATTCTTATTACAATTTATCTAAATGGAAATTAAATGTAGTGGCTTTCCTAGTCAAAATATGTACTATTATTTcttaatctgatgcagcactccatcactctccttcttggtcaaatagcccttacacagcctggaggtgggttttgggtcattgtcctgttgaaaaacaaatgatagtcccactaagcgcaaaccagatgggatggcatatcactgcagaatgctgtggtaaccatgctggataagtgtgccttgaattctaaataaatcacagacagtgtcaccagtaaagtaccatcacacctcctcctccatgctttacagtgggaaccacacatgcagacaaTACGTTCAcccactctgtgtctcacaagacacagaggttggaaccaaaaatctcaaatttggactcatcagaccaccagattaatgtccattgctcgtgtttcttggcccaagcaagtctcttcttattatttgtgtcatttagtagtagtttctttgcagcaattcaaccatgaaggcctgattcacgtagtctcctttGAAatcctgataattaattgcacccataTAGTGTCCCAGGTCTAGATCCTGATTAGAGAggaacaattttttttaaagcagtggaaatggcttcgaggtccagagttgagtttgagaaAACTGGGCTATATTTTGTCATGACTAGACTAGTTAAATCCCTGAGTGATATTTTTTCTTCTACCAGGGTGTATTGGGTTGGCCAAAGAAACAGAACACTGTTTCTATTGCAAAGTAAATAGATCATGTCAATGCCATTATGACATCCTTTTTTGTCCCCAGGCAAAGCCTATAAAAGTGTGGGTCCAGCCACTCATTGGGTATAACAATAATCCTGGCCAGATGCAGACAATCCACCTCTCGCTCACCCAGTCaacaggaggtgagaggagaggaggacgttagGTACCTTAACCCAACTCggtctcaaccccccccccccccccccgggtgcctgtttttttttcttcttcaaataaccaactcatcatcaagctttgattatcagctgtgtagtgctagggcaaaaaccaaaacgtgcacccagggggggccccaggactgagtttgggaaaccctgccttAGCCTACTAGCTATCACCACCTTTATATTtaactagttaagaacaaattcttatttacaatgacggcctaggaacagtgggttaactgccttgttcaggggcagaacgacagatttttaccttgtcagctcggggattcaatctagtaacctttcggttactggcccaacgctctaaccagtaggctacctgtcgcccctgtgtgaaaaagtaattgcccccttacactcaataactggttgtgccaccttcagctgcaggtcagggctctgtgcagaccagtcaagttcttccacacagatctcaacaaaccatttctgtatggacctcgctttgtgcacgggggcattgccatgctgaaacaggaaagggccttccccaaactgttgccacaaagttggaagcacagaattgtctagaatgtcattcattgtatgctgtagcattaagatttcccttcactggaactaaggggcctagcccgaaccatgaaaaacagccccagaccattattcctcctccaccaaactttacagttggcactatgcattggggcagttagcattctcctggcatccgccaaacccagattgttCCGTCGaactgctagatggtgaagcgtgattcattactccagagaacgtgttttcactgctccagagtccaatggctgtgagctttacaccacttcagccgacgCTTAGCATTGcacattgtgatcttaggcttgtgtgcggctgcttggccatggaaacccatttcataaagctcctgactaacagttcttgtgctgatgttgcttcgagaggcagtttggaactcggtagtgagtgttgcaactgaggacagacgatttttacacactacacgctttagcactcggcagtcctgttctgtgagcttgtgtggctacTACTTTGCGGCTGAACAGCTGTAGCTCCTACACATTTCcacctcacaataacagcacttacagttgaccggagcagctctagcagggcagaaatttgttgaactgactagttggaaaggtggcatcctatgactgtgccacaatgagtcactgagctcttcagtaaggccattctactgccaatgtttgtctatggtgattgcatggctgtgtgctcgattttatacacctgtccacatacttttgtatatatagtgtatttgacagcctccactcttctgggaaggctttccactagatgttggaacattgctgcagggacttgcttccattcagcttaAGAGCAttagcactgatgttgggcaattaggcctggctcgcagtcggcgttcagATCTTGCTACCGCACAGCAATCGGTACTGgagggccaagtctaggtccaagaggcttctaaacagcttctaccccctagccataagactcctgaaaagctaatcaaatggctatttgcattgcattgttggttaagggcttgtaagtaagcgtttcactgtaaggttcacttagacctgttgtattcggggcatgtgacagGATGTTTTATTATTGTTAGTTAATACCCTCATATCAGGTCAAATGTGTGGCTAAATGTACACAAATCAGTCCATTCTTGTGGGAGGAGATCACTGCACTCTCCAGTGGCGTTTAGAGAAATATAATATGCAAAgatagaaaataagtatttcttGTCCTTGTGCAGATTGTGGGACTGGGCAACCCTGGAATGAACGGTTCGCGCCACAGTGTGGGCATGGCTGTGCTGGAAGCACTTGCTGCCCGGCTGAGGTTAGCTGAAAGCTGGCATGGCGATAGGCACGTTTCCGGTGAGGTCATCGTATCTGACATCCAGGACACCCAAATTGTGCTTCTCCGACCACGACTACTGATGAACATAAACGGTGTATCCGTGGCCAAAGCAGGTGAGGATTCTTGTGTCTTCTTGATGTCTTTTGACATTTTATGAATTTTCAGTTTTGACTGTTAGAGGAATTATGACAAAAGTGAGCTATTCCTACTGTAAATGAATTGTTCAtgatattgttttgttttcatgACCTTGGATCAAGCGGTCAAATACAGCATCAAGCCTGAGCACATCCTCCTGGTTCATGACGACTTGGACAAGCCCCTTGGGAAGCTTGCTATGAAACAAGGAGGGAGCGCCAGGTGAGTTGATTCCCTGCCAGTTATCGGCATTAATAATGATGCTATCTGACAACGTGATCCTCCCAACTTTGTGCTCCTTCTATATGTTGTTGATTGACAGGGGTCACAATGGTGTGCGGTCCTGTGTTGAGTGTCTGCAGACAGATGTAAGTAGCTTTCCACACAGACAAATACTCTCCCTTCCAACATTAGGAGGAATTGAGTGATGAGAGATGACGTTTCCCTTTGACAAATTTGGGGAAAGTGTTATACAGTCCAGCGCAATGTCATGTTTGTCAAAGGGAactggtggtgggtgggtggggggggtgagAGCAGGGtaaaaatacacatttatttCTCAAGATAGAATAGTACTTTTCTATCTTGTGCCCTCCAGGTGATGCCCAGACTCCGTGTTGGGATTGGCAGACCATCGGGTGGAACATTAGTGAACCGGCATGTTCTGGGGCGCTTCTCTCAGGAGGAGCAGAAGATTCTCAGCGGGGTTCTAGAGCAGAGTGTGGACATTCTCCTCTCCCAGCTCACTGACGAGGATGTACAGTCCCCACTGTTGCCACCAGGAGGCAGACCGGCATTACAGACTGGGAAACGGAGGGTTTGCTCAATTTCTCCAGAAAAGGACACAACCTGCCAGACATGAGACTGACAAGAGACTTTGTCAGAGCCAGTGAAGCTATGACGGCACTCTGGGATAGTAgctttgctgctgctgctaaaaCAAAGCTGCCTCTTACAGAAACATGAAAGTGtgaacatgtttttatttattgggACTTTATTTATTATCTGGTTTGGGATGTATGTGAAATGAATACAAAGTAAGCACACTGCATTTCAAAGACCAAAAGTGTAGATATGCATAAGATAATCATTGCATATCTCCTAGAATAGTATGCATTCTTTGTTTTTTTGGCCTAATCTACAATTATGTAAAAGGTCCAAGGAGTGACCAAGACATGATATTAGAATGATTAAACAATAAAACCATCATACCAATAGCATTGAGAAAAATGTAACTAGTGGTGAATGAACTGAGGTATTACCAGTGGGTTTCCTGATAACAGAACCTGCTCCACTCGTGTTGTAGCCACTCTTGAAAGCTTCCAAGTGCCTCACATCTTTTAAGCTCATTCTCTTTGCTGTATTTACTGGTTCAACATATTGATTCCATCCTTTAATTCTCAGCCTATAACCATGCTTCATCAACGAGTGTTTTTAATGAGAAGTAGCAATTGGTCAAGAAGTGTAGCATTCTCACCACAGTGAATATCGGAGCTCACAAAAACTGAGAAAAGAGCATATAAAAAGTAGGtaaagagacagtgagagaaaggAAAACCCATAAGTATATGGGCCTAATATATAACGATGCAGGGTGAAAGAAAGGGGGGGGGAGAAGAATGGGGGACAAACATTGTAGGATAGTGCTGTTTGAAGCCTTCTGTTTGGACCTAGCTCAGAGTCACAACAAAGCATCAGGGCCACACTTGTGGATGTGGGGAATAGGACTCGAAGGGAATCTCTCCACTCATGACAGACCCCCACCTCTCTACCCCGTTCGCTTTCTCTTGTGTGACCCCCCCTTCAGCCGGCCCCTCCCCCACCAGGGCACTTTCCCAGCCCCTCTGAGTGGTCAGCCTGGGAGAGTGCAGTGGTGTCCTCAATAACTTTTCTCtgaaaggtcagaggtcactCATAAGGCTGGACAGTAGGCAAATTTATTCAGGAATGGTTTCCCATCCTCAGCAGCTATAGGCTAAGCTTCACTAGCCCAAAGCGCAGTGGGAGGTCTTCCCCTAAGCACACAGATGTGCTAAGACCAGGGATACACAAAAAggcagagaggggggatggacacacacacacacacaaactgcattCTCGACACCAATTGTGGACCCTCAGAGATTTCTTTAGGTTGAGGTGAGTTTAAAGTGGATTCGCTATTCACCATGATCCCCAATAGACAGTGATGGGGAGTAGTGAACAACATGTAGTTCATCTAGTAATTGAATTTGTTGCAGTAGCTTAGTGGTAGTTTAACTCTAGGTAGTGTTTTCTGTAGTTAATAACTTTTTTTttgccatgtagtggtgtagctataactactggaactacacactcaTGTtctttgaaaaaataaaatatgggtgaagtaggcaagAATGTATATTATTTTTTGGCATGAGACCAGCATAATTGTCacttaaaacattgttttttttttaatagacTAAATTATACATTCTGTTAAAGCTGAAATCCTTAGTTGTTagatccatttttggacttgtaaATTACAAGTTATTATGTATAAATGCCTcaggagcttagttcaactgtcagaaccccaaatataagcttgttttacaccattgtttgtaaacaatggaaatataaacaaacactgtatagcctcaaaacatggttaaaactataacttTGATATCATGGAAggtcagtccttgcattcatAGCTCTGTTTATGAATTTGGGAGTCATTACATTTCTCCAGGACTATCCCTCAGCTTTTAACCATAACAAAGGCGTGGTCAACAGTTTTCTAGCTTCAACGCGAAAGTGATCTGTTCctgcaatttgtagtctatgacatttcatATTTACATATGATAGTTCTTCACAAAGTATtttttcttaagggtagctttagtgtagcttaacttcttccagtgtgaagtaattggtagcttggcaaactatattttcagagtagcttcccaaCACTGACCTGGGAACAATAAGAACTCAATTTGGACATGATCAGTACAGGAATCTGGATTAAAGTGACTGCTTGTAAAAGTAAAGATGAACTTTCTCAACAAGGTCCTTTGTAATTATCAAGAAGGATAATGTCTGTCTTCCCACTCCTTGGGATAGGACTGTGAAGCTAAGCCTAATGGTTTAGTGCAGGGCCTTATATTGAGGATCCTGTTTTGGGATGCCAAATGTCACAGCCAGCCAACCTCACCTAGCTTATTGTGGCCCCTATACCCTCGTCACCTAGCAACTGTGCAGCATTGGCATGCTGTTTTAAGTCCAGAGAGAGGCGAATATGACAAGAGAAGTGAAAACAAGACGATTCCCTAGTTTTACTGACTCACAGAGACGCTTGGAGACTAAATGTGTTAACACATTCAACTAATGTCTGAAGGTTTCTCCCTATGTCAACAAATTAACTTGATGAGTTAGGCTACACTGAGATGAACAGATCATGGGCCAGGTTTGTACATTATTACTGCATCTGTTGTAGGCCTACAAAACAGGATGAACTTTAGTGAAAGTAAGGGAGCGTAAATAGCGTAAAGAGAATATATTTCCAATAAAAGGGCCGAACGTTTGGGCCTATCCTAAACTTTGAAGGTTTACGAAAATGCTCCCTACAGCCTAAATATTACATTCAGACCTTGAAAAATGGGCTAGGCCTATTCAAATCTGCACTGCACTGGGGAAAGAGTGCCCTTATGTGTTTTCCATGTAGTGGGGACTGGTGGTGACAAACTTGGAAGCATCAGCTATCATTGGAACTTTTGAAATGCCAATGTTGACTACAGGACATtaacaaaaaaagtgtgaaaGGAGAGTCAATCTCTTAAACTGGAAATTAATTAAATGAATTTTACCTGCATATTACCGTAGGATTCTGTTAATACAGGATAGTTTTTTTGCTGTCACAAAACCCAAGGAGACCAATTTATCAGCTCACAGAAACGTAGATTTCCATGATGTGCTAAACTACAGCAGAAAACTTGCATGCTTATCTGAGAAATATAATTATATTTCTTCCCAATGCAGATATTTTTAGTCTGACTTCCATAAGTGGGTTCATAATGTATTTTCTTTCTCTCCAATGAACTGAATGGGTTGAGTGAATCACAGTGAAGTCCTCACTCGCTTTAACGCGTCCTTTCCCTCTCTTTAGCCATAATCTCCAGTGATCTGCGGCCTCCTGCACTAAATTATTCTGACATGGCGGTGAAAAGGAAGCAGCGGGCAGGCCTTTTAAGAAGCAAATGAGCTTCGAAAGTGAGAAGATGTTCCCAGCAAAGGAAATGTTAACTGATTAAACCAACTGAGGTGCCTTTAAAGGGGAAAGGAGAGCCCAACCCCGAAGGCGGTCACTGTTTAATAATTTATCAGAGAGGGGTAGCCTATAAACCCAAACTATAGGCCTAAAGCATCAGAGTGTGAAGCGCAAGTAGCATGCCTTTTTGACTTGGTTTACCTACCTCGAAAGCATGCGATGGATATTCGAAGGGAAGTGATAAAGAAATCGAACGTGTCAAATCATTCTACCCATTCGATCGAATTGCcagttgaaaaatatgttttattcggGAAACTAGAAGAATAGTAGTAGTGACAATATTTGCAGATCTTCTGAGCGCCTGGACAGTTACTGGTAAATTTGTATCATCAGAATGAGGTCCCAATTTTAGAACCATAAGCATCTCATCACCCTTGCGATTTGTGGTCTACCTGACAATCACCTTTGCCATGGAGAAAATTGTAGTCTATGTCTTGAACTTGAACTACTTGAGAAATTAGGCATAGGCCTAAACTACACAAGCTTTTATTCCCCCGTAGCCTAATTATAGTATTTCTCGTATGGTCTGATAAAGGCTCTACTAATGATTATGTAATTATTATTAACAACCAAAACAATTGCCAAAATGCCATTCATTAATAATTTTAAATAAACTAATGAACAAACAAGTTGACGTGTTAGTACCTGGTCAGGCCTCCTAGGCTAAATTGTATGAATACCTCTGGTTAGTTTTTCTGAAACAAGTGAGGGAGAGGACACGTCATTTCGTCTATTAACAATATACGTTTTGCAAGGATAACAGTGTTTTGATTGTAATTGCCCTGGATAGGCAAAATAGGACTGTTGTATCTTTAAAAGGTTGCTGGTCCTTCATTCGCAGCTGCTGGCTTGTGTGTGCTAGGAGAATCATTACTTATTCAGCACAATGGACATTAATCAACCCGTGGTGTTATTCAAATTCAGTACCAAGCGAAGACCATCCCCACTCCCTCCGCCGTCCATCTCCGTAACACCGTTATTGTTAGTGGAGCTCAAGAAAAGCTTTTGGATAACAGAATAGGGAGCGCGCAGTGCCATTCCCATGCAGTCGTCCTATCAAGTAATGGCCAGTTGAAGGAGCGCCACGAGTTGACTCATATAACCTTTTTTTTCGCGTCCTATGATTTTTCCAGAAGCTGGAGTATACAAGAAATTATGATTGGGACCGCAGAGGAGCAGGTGCACTCGGGTTTTAACCATTTTCCTTTGGACTTTCTCGCATCAGTAATGTTCTGCGTTGTCACCTTATAACGTTTGCAAAATAATAATATAACCACCATATTTGTATGATTGGAAGAATTTGAATTCTAGTTCAATTGCCTGTGTTCTGCTCTATAATGACATGGAAACTATATGTGTAAGAAGATGCGTCTTACAGGTACAGATATGGCGAAACGCAGGCGGAATGGAGTTTAAAGAACGCCTCGTTCCAAAGTGTGCGTTTCTTCTGATGCTGATGCTTAGAACAAACACCAAATAATCAACCATCTTTTCATGTAGGCTTATTATGACATTGAATTAAGAAAAGTTATTTCAGTGTTGTGGCTGCTTTTGAATGGGAAATGTAATCATCTTTTGAGGGCCTTCGTCGACTTAACATCTTCGGGTAATTGGTAGCCAGCCATTGGTAGCTATCAAATATCAGAGTATagaaaataacatacattttttatttgaaatgTGCATGTTACTAGACCTGCTGGGTTATAATAACATGTTTTAATTAGAATAACAAAAGTTTTGCTCCATAAGTAAACAGGCCTACTAATTGTTCAACTTTCTTAGTTTAATTTACAAATATCGAGATTAACTTAATTAATGAGGTTCCTGTAGCCTGCAACAGATTATATTTTACCCCCCAAAAAGATGATCCTTGGTGAGTCAGGTGCATGATTGGAATGACAGTCAATGATAGTGTCTCCATGTTTTCTATAGGCATATATGTTTTACAGATTCAAAGACAATTTATATAATCAATGCAAATGGTTGAATTAAGAACTGTTTTGAACAATGAGAGCTATGAGTTTGGAGAGACATACTTTGAGCCCTTGCGGTTGATTGTCCAAACGCAATTCTTGTGAAATTTTAAACTACCCGAGAATTGTATCTGGACATCTGTTGCTGGAGGTTCCTTTCACATCAGTGTCGTAAATAAAAGTTCTTAGTCTTGTCACAATAGTCATATTTCTTATTGGGAAATCTCCATTAAAGTATTGATTATTAGATTTATACATTATCCCACCAATTAGGCTATCCAAAACGACTAACGATTATGTTAAACTAAACGTAATTTTATAGGCTGCAGTAGCCTACAAATGTGTAGCCTACATGAATTAACATTGAATCAATAATGCTTTAATTAGCCCTAAGCCTACATAACCTTTGGAGGAGCTGTTTGCCATATAGTAGCCTAAAAACGTTCAGAATTTGTTTCAGAAGAATTTGTTCAAATGACACAACTAGGCCTACAGTTTATTTTGAGTAGGCCTAGGGCCCAATCCCACGAAGAGAAGATTTCAACGTTTTCTGTTTTTCTTCTTCCTGCTTTCGATTGCCCTTACGCAACGATTGGTTTATTGTCGCTCCACTGGTGTGCTTTTTTTTGCGGCTCTTAGTGCTGCTTTATGATACATTCCTTAAGAATTATGCAAATTGTATCATTTACATTTAGTTTAACAACGAACCGTGGCCTTTTAAACATTATGCTTTGAAAACACCTTTACACGCCAATAAAGAGGGAATTTGTTTGTCATTTTTATTTCAAGGTATATAGGTTTAGATAATTAATAATACAATTACTATCAGGTTTATAatattttgtttgtgtttttgtttatCTTTTTGGAAATagaattgtttttttatttgattttttatacTGCATGTATCTGCTTGAGTTGCACATTTGTGATATTGAAATATGATTTTTAAAGAACAAATAAATTAATGACAAATTCAACCAACAAAATTAGCTATGCATTTTTTCCCATTTATGTTTATGTATGATCAAAATTGTTAGTGGTATTACAAGGCTTTATTTTTATGTTCAGATATTTTATTTCAAGGCTCTATTgaatctgtatcgctgaagcgTGCAATAtaaatttaaaggtaatttctgattgagccgacatatgcagcgtttatgCAGTCTCTGCTtacgcgggaacattgcctttaaatttcaatcacgctgtaatgCTGAACCTCAACAaactgattgaatagagccctaaattGCAATTTTATCTTTGCTTAGACCAGTCGTTGGTTTTGACCTTTTGAAATGTTTTTGTCACAGGAGCCCTTCAAATAACTTCTGATCGAAATTATTCCAATATGTCTTTATGAATAGAATAGGCCTATTTAAACTCCTTTGTTTTAGTCATTTCAACTCACCAACTCATATTCAAGTTTCTAAAGGTGTAGCTTGGTCAGGGGCAGAGTGGtcaaataaaacattatttacaattttttttccaTTCTTCTTTGGACATTCCATCTCAACCATTCAGCTTTATAACATCTTCAAACGTTCAAGATAAGACCTAGGAAGTTACTGCATAACTGCATTATTAGTATGAACAGAAATATAATGCTTCAAACTAAAACCAAGAAAGCATTTATATAGTTGCTCTAATCAGAGATGTCAGTATGGAATTGCTTCCAAGTCTCCAGTGTGGGATAACCAACCAAGGTTTTTACTCCCTAGCAGTAGCTTGGGGATCTATTCGCATTCTTTTTACATCACATTATCATCTCAGTTCTGATAGGTACTGCTCTCAGTAATTCCTTCACCAGACTCTTCTCTAATTCCTCTTGTTAGCATGGAGAGCAAATGTGAGGATATATTTATTAATCTGTGTCTTTGGTAAATGGGTGTGATCCAGCAAATATATTTCATTATTCCATTTTCACATGACATAATAGAAAAGTAAAGACCAACTTGTGGTCCCTCTCACTCCCACCGAACAAGCAGCTCTAAAAACCTCCCACCAACAGCCTCAAGTCTGAATCTTTCAGATTTAAATCTTTCACAGTAGAGAGGATAAAATAAACATAAAAGTGCATATTTTGACACATTTAATTCCATTGCACAAACATTCTTAGTGATCAGTGTGTATTGATAAGAAATTGGGTAAAAATGATATATTGAAGAGGCCATCTAATGACTGGGATTATGATCTGATATCCATCCATTACTGTATGTTGCCTCCTGTCTATTGATGTAATTTCTTTGATCTACAGATCAACAGCAGTGTGTTTGTGAGGTCTGAACCCAG
The genomic region above belongs to Oncorhynchus mykiss isolate Arlee chromosome 6, USDA_OmykA_1.1, whole genome shotgun sequence and contains:
- the LOC110525453 gene encoding probable peptidyl-tRNA hydrolase isoform X1, which translates into the protein MRHVTVAGKLWYCVSQFFKTLLNFVTMRRLLSKLINRALLTEPFAPIMDIGAGVHTNALRRLIVGLGNPGMNGSRHSVGMAVLEALAARLRLAESWHGDRHVSGEVIVSDIQDTQIVLLRPRLLMNINGVSVAKAAVKYSIKPEHILLVHDDLDKPLGKLAMKQGGSARGHNGVRSCVECLQTDVMPRLRVGIGRPSGGTLVNRHVLGRFSQEEQKILSGVLEQSVDILLSQLTDEDVQSPLLPPGGRPALQTGKRRVCSISPEKDTTCQT
- the LOC110525453 gene encoding probable peptidyl-tRNA hydrolase isoform X2, giving the protein MRRLLSKLINRALLTEPFAPIMDIGAGVHTNALRRLIVGLGNPGMNGSRHSVGMAVLEALAARLRLAESWHGDRHVSGEVIVSDIQDTQIVLLRPRLLMNINGVSVAKAAVKYSIKPEHILLVHDDLDKPLGKLAMKQGGSARGHNGVRSCVECLQTDVMPRLRVGIGRPSGGTLVNRHVLGRFSQEEQKILSGVLEQSVDILLSQLTDEDVQSPLLPPGGRPALQTGKRRVCSISPEKDTTCQT
- the LOC110525452 gene encoding natterin-3-like, whose translation is MRLTFLVILAVLQLCSPVFLSDPLLYTSQLEEGQDAPSKPWLNPLLEDVVPDLDIHSPSTLTETSDLEPQLPDSLFMYGENANLKWVKWEGSLPNGAVGIYNGYTERHDYICKVNCEAGFYTASKGSFCQYPYADKEHSSSKFEVLVNVDNFEFVEWIEEEYGAVPQHAVKTCQGVEIYVGKNKYGLGKVVIQHKAFFLPWEGDEYWYKRYQVLAINRDTYSQHISHVEYAIDQIELFNHPPEAMQFVRVTNLECSSVEKKVLLEKTSSVEKTWDIGRESHNSSTTMTAKVPIISPGTVDFTKEQTVSFSEGTTMVESISHSISVVLLVPPNHSCAVQMEGRKMTADIPFTGRLSRTYHNGDTHWTTITGTYDGVKVGEINAVVERCQPVPDAIPCYPVETDP